The Vicia villosa cultivar HV-30 ecotype Madison, WI unplaced genomic scaffold, Vvil1.0 ctg.000911F_1_1, whole genome shotgun sequence genome has a segment encoding these proteins:
- the LOC131632169 gene encoding methyl jasmonate esterase 1-like isoform X3, giving the protein MVDNKRHFVLVHGASHGAWCWYKLVTLLESSGHKVTTLDLAASGIHPKQVDEVDSVADYYEPLIQLVRSLPQEERIILVGHSFGGICTSMAMEFFPNKIAVSVFVASALLPTEEGSSNSESKILFGIRISSNNKSNGSILFPPEYMKSHLYQLSPPEDFSLAMTLVRPISTFDDKFEEQTKVTKDNYGTVARVCVVCREDKLATA; this is encoded by the exons ATGGTGGATAATAAGAGGCATTTCGTTTTGGTTCATGGAGCTTCCCATGGAGCATGGTGTTGGTACAAGCTTGTCACTCTACTGGAATCTTCTGGACATAAAGTCACAACATTAGACCTGGCTGCTTCTGGAATCCATCCAAAACAAGTGGATGAGGTTGATTCTGTTGCAGATTATTATGAACCATTGATTCAACTTGTTAGGTCATTGCCACAAGAGGAGAGGATAATCCTTGTGGGTCATAGCTTTGGTGGCATTTGTACATCTATGGCTATGGAATTTTTTCCAAACAAAATAGCAGTTTCTGTATTTGTTGCATCTGCATTGCTTCCTACTGAGGAG GGTTCCTCCAACTCTGAATCAAAGATTTTATTTGGCATTAGGATTAGCTCAAATAATAAATCAAATGGATCCATACTATTTCCCCCAGAATACATGAAATCCCATCTGTATCAACTATCTCCACCTGAG GACTTTTCTCTTGCAATGACATTAGTAAGGCCTATAAGTACATTTGATGATAAGTTCGAAGAGCAAACAAAGGTCACAAAAGATAATTACGGAACTGTTGCTAGAGTTTGCGTTGTGTGTCGAGAAGACAAATTGGCAAC
- the LOC131632169 gene encoding methyl jasmonate esterase 1-like isoform X1, producing MVDNKRHFVLVHGASHGAWCWYKLVTLLESSGHKVTTLDLAASGIHPKQVDEVDSVADYYEPLIQLVRSLPQEERIILVGHSFGGICTSMAMEFFPNKIAVSVFVASALLPTEEGSSNSESKILFGIRISSNNKSNGSILFPPEYMKSHLYQLSPPEDFSLAMTLVRPISTFDDKFEEQTKVTKDNYGTVARVCVVCREDKLATYESQMAMIEQNPVNDFRVIPDADHMVMFSKPQELFAYFQEIAKTYY from the exons ATGGTGGATAATAAGAGGCATTTCGTTTTGGTTCATGGAGCTTCCCATGGAGCATGGTGTTGGTACAAGCTTGTCACTCTACTGGAATCTTCTGGACATAAAGTCACAACATTAGACCTGGCTGCTTCTGGAATCCATCCAAAACAAGTGGATGAGGTTGATTCTGTTGCAGATTATTATGAACCATTGATTCAACTTGTTAGGTCATTGCCACAAGAGGAGAGGATAATCCTTGTGGGTCATAGCTTTGGTGGCATTTGTACATCTATGGCTATGGAATTTTTTCCAAACAAAATAGCAGTTTCTGTATTTGTTGCATCTGCATTGCTTCCTACTGAGGAG GGTTCCTCCAACTCTGAATCAAAGATTTTATTTGGCATTAGGATTAGCTCAAATAATAAATCAAATGGATCCATACTATTTCCCCCAGAATACATGAAATCCCATCTGTATCAACTATCTCCACCTGAG GACTTTTCTCTTGCAATGACATTAGTAAGGCCTATAAGTACATTTGATGATAAGTTCGAAGAGCAAACAAAGGTCACAAAAGATAATTACGGAACTGTTGCTAGAGTTTGCGTTGTGTGTCGAGAAGACAAATTGGCAACGTATGAATCTCAAATGGCAATGATTGAACAAAATCCTGTGAATGATTTCAGAGTGATTCCTGATGCTGATCACATGGTCATGTTCTCTAAACCTCAAGAGCTTTTTGCATATTTTCAAGAAATTGCAAAGACATATTATTAG
- the LOC131632170 gene encoding 17.9 kDa class II heat shock protein-like: MKRRCSSSDSSSSSSDSSSSSSSDFSSSSSSDSSSSSSSDSSSSSSSSEKEISTKLSVLNNKNNKKPKLQEKGNPNGKTPVIKKQPPTMTRCDNVEMSAATATTADVKVYPDSYVYEVDMPGLKSAGEIKVWLDDDYLVVSGERKREEGVEYLMMGRKVGKFMHRFVLPKNADADAVSAICKNGVLSVTVQKLPPPPQPKNPRRNVQVFMA, encoded by the coding sequence ATGAAGAGACGCTGTTCATCATCGGATTCCTCATCTTCATCGTCggattcttcttcatcttcatcgtcggatttctcttcatcttcatcgtcggattcctcttcatcttcatcgtCGGAttcctcttcatcatcatcttcatcggaGAAGGAAATTTCTACTAAGCTTTCCGTGCtgaacaacaagaacaataagAAACCTAaacttcaagaaaagggaaaccCTAACGGTAAAACCCCCGTTATTAAGAAACAACCACCAACAATGACTCGTTGTGACAATGTGGAGATGAGTGCTGCAACTGCAACTACTGCAGACGTGAAGGTTTATCCAGATTCCTACGTGTACGAGGTCGATATGCCGGGATTGAAATCTGCTGGAGAGATAAAGGTTTGGCTTGATGATGATTATCTTGTGGTTAGCGGAGAGAGGAAGAGGGAAGAAGGTGTCGAGTATTTGATGATGGGGCGAAAGGTTGGGAAGTTCATGCACAGATTTGTTCTTCCTAAGAATGCTGATGCTGATGCTGTTTCTGCTATTTGTAAAAATGGAGTGCTTAGTGTTACTGTTCAGAAATTGCCTCCTCCTCCTCAGCCTAAGAACCCTAGAAGAAATGTTCAGGTTTTCATGGCTTGA